A single genomic interval of Camelina sativa cultivar DH55 chromosome 11, Cs, whole genome shotgun sequence harbors:
- the LOC104723715 gene encoding early light-induced protein 2, chloroplastic-like produces MATASFNMQSVFAAPSGGLSTRNIRNTKQLFFKRNAPVGVRCMAQGDPIKEDSSVPSTSAAQPQMPPSPPPVSKPKVSTKFRDLLAFSGPAPERINGRLAMVGFVAAIAVELSKGENVFAQISDGGVGWFLGTTALLTLASMVPLFKGIRAEAKSKGFMTSDAELWNGRFAMLGLVALAFTEYVSGGTLV; encoded by the exons ATGGCAACGGCGTCGTTCAACATGCAGTCAGTGTTTGCCGCTCCTTCCGGTGGATTGAGTACACGCAACATCAGAAACACAAAGCAACTCTTCTTCAAGAGGAATGCTCCGGTTGGAGTCAGGTGCATGGCTCAGGGAGATCCTATCAAGGAAGACTCTTCCGTGCCCTCGACCTCGGCCGCTCAACCGCAAATGCCACCATCTCCTCCTCCAGTTAGCAAGcctaag gtGAGTACGAAGTTTAGAGATTTACTAGCATTCAGCGGTCCAGCGCCCGAGAGGATCAACGGAAGACTAGCCATGGTTGGATTCGTGGCTGCCATCGCGGTGGAGTTGTCGAAGGGAGAGAACGTGTTCGCTCAGATCTCCGACGGTGGCGTCGGGTGGTTTCTTGGAACAACAGCGTTGCTGACGTTGGCATCGATGGTTCCATTGTTCAAAGGAATAAGGGCCGAGGCAAAGTCAAAAGGGTTCATGACGTCAGACGCTGAGCTATGGAACGGTCGTTTCGCTATGCTCGGTCTAGTTGCTTTGGCCTTTACTGAGTACGTCAGCGGTGGGACTCTCGTCTAA